CGGACAAGGTGGCGGTCAACAGCGCGGCGGTCGCCCGGCCCGAACTGGTCGCCGACATTGCCGACCGCTTCGGCAGCCAGTGCATCGTGGGGTCGGTCGACGCCCGACGCGTGGGCGAGAATCGGTGGGAAATCTTCACCCATGGCGGGCGCAAGCCGACGGGCATCGACGCGCTGGAGCACGCCTTGCGCCTGACCGAACTGGGCGCGGGCGAATTGCTCGTCACGTCGATGGACGGCGACGGCACGAAGCAGGGCTATGACCTGGCGCTCACCCGCACGATCGCGGACGCGGTTCCGATCCCGGTGATCGCCAGCGGCGGCGTCGGCACGCTGGATCATCTGGTCGAGGGTGTGGTGGAGGGCCATGCCAGCGCCGTGCTGGCCGCCTCCATCTTCCATTTCGGCCAGCATACGATAGCGCAGGCGCATCGCGCCCT
This genomic stretch from Sphingobium sp. BYY-5 harbors:
- the hisF gene encoding imidazole glycerol phosphate synthase subunit HisF; protein product: MTVRTRVIPCLDVANGRVVKGVNFVDLKDAGDPVEQARLYDAAGADELCFLDITATHEARGTILDVVRRTAEVCFMPVTVGGGVRSAEDARALLLAGADKVAVNSAAVARPELVADIADRFGSQCIVGSVDARRVGENRWEIFTHGGRKPTGIDALEHALRLTELGAGELLVTSMDGDGTKQGYDLALTRTIADAVPIPVIASGGVGTLDHLVEGVVEGHASAVLAASIFHFGQHTIAQAHRALAAAGVPVRAA